In the Muricauda sp. MAR_2010_75 genome, one interval contains:
- a CDS encoding helix-turn-helix transcriptional regulator produces the protein MNKGIVTRIKSIIAHYGLSVSAFADTIGVQRSSISHLLNGRNKPSLDFVLKLVEAYPEVDLYWLLQGNGEFPAKEPRETQVTLREDSPTLDFVNTPHKPEVKDKQPKNPPPIKTIDGDTPERIVFFYADGTFTTFKSKND, from the coding sequence GTGAATAAAGGAATTGTAACACGCATCAAAAGCATTATTGCTCATTACGGACTTAGTGTTTCAGCTTTTGCTGATACCATTGGCGTACAACGATCCAGCATTTCCCATTTGCTCAATGGAAGAAACAAGCCAAGTTTGGATTTTGTTTTAAAATTGGTCGAGGCCTATCCAGAAGTTGATTTGTATTGGTTGCTTCAAGGAAATGGAGAATTTCCTGCAAAAGAACCCCGGGAAACCCAAGTTACATTAAGAGAAGATTCCCCTACTCTTGATTTTGTGAACACCCCTCATAAACCCGAAGTAAAAGACAAGCAGCCCAAAAATCCACCACCAATAAAGACAATTGATGGGGATACCCCTGAAAGAATAGTCTTCTTTTACGCTGACGGAACATTTACCACATTCAAGTCAAAAAATGATTGA
- a CDS encoding TerC family protein, with the protein MFEIFTSPDAWMALLTLTFLEIVLGIDNIIFISIAAGKLEKKNRRKATNIGLVLAMVMRIVLLFGITWLTKMKKPFWVLDESWVTGGISWQAVILFLGGLFLLYKSTKEIHEKVEDRGHDEREVKKSRSSSLTNAIVQITVINIVFSFDSILTAIGMTNGISPNPNDALVLMVTAVVISVVIMMLFANPVGEFVNRHPSIQVLGLSFLILIGFMLIAEAAHLSHLIVFGNEVGSIPKGYLYFAIAFSLMVEFLDLRMKKNQEMGQEEVVEEN; encoded by the coding sequence ATGTTTGAAATCTTTACCAGCCCCGATGCCTGGATGGCATTGCTTACCCTTACCTTTTTGGAAATTGTTCTTGGGATTGATAACATCATTTTTATTTCCATTGCTGCTGGAAAGCTGGAAAAGAAAAACCGTAGAAAGGCCACCAATATTGGATTGGTACTTGCTATGGTGATGCGGATTGTTCTGCTTTTTGGAATTACCTGGCTCACCAAAATGAAAAAGCCGTTTTGGGTCTTGGATGAATCATGGGTTACCGGTGGAATAAGCTGGCAGGCGGTTATTTTGTTCTTGGGTGGACTGTTCTTGCTGTACAAAAGTACCAAGGAAATCCATGAAAAGGTAGAAGATCGCGGTCACGATGAACGAGAGGTTAAAAAATCCCGTTCCTCGTCCTTGACCAATGCCATCGTTCAAATCACGGTAATTAATATTGTTTTTTCGTTTGATTCTATTTTAACGGCCATTGGAATGACAAATGGAATTTCCCCCAACCCCAATGATGCTCTTGTTCTAATGGTGACCGCAGTAGTTATTTCCGTGGTAATCATGATGTTGTTTGCCAATCCTGTTGGCGAGTTTGTAAATAGGCATCCGTCCATTCAGGTATTGGGACTTTCGTTCCTTATTTTGATTGGCTTTATGTTGATAGCAGAAGCAGCGCATTTATCGCACTTAATCGTGTTCGGAAATGAAGTAGGCTCCATACCCAAAGGCTACTTATATTTTGCCATTGCTTTTTCATTGATGGTTGAATTCCTGGACTTAAGAATGAAAA